A single window of Anomaloglossus baeobatrachus isolate aAnoBae1 chromosome 9, aAnoBae1.hap1, whole genome shotgun sequence DNA harbors:
- the BRD2 gene encoding bromodomain-containing protein 2 isoform X5: MEAALNPAFKRPPLDINHAIMGQSAEGTPGKRIRKPSLLYEDFEGPNMTSGVFGHSLQANPPAPEVSNAKKPGRSTNQLQYLHRAVMKSLWKHQFSWPFRQPVDAMKLGLPDYHKIIKQPMDMGSIKRRLENNYYWSALECMQDFNTMFTNCYIYNKWILQPTDDIVLMAQSLEKMFLQKVAQMPQEEQEIPNTTTKSKHVKSPNSKLPVVTGGITSAQQVPAVSSMSQTMLYPSSPEVPTTIINLPHPAVLSNPLLKSMSSAQTLLPVVAASPQQTKKGVKRKADTTTPTTTAIIIATSGDSSPLTPSENKPAKIPVRRESGRPIKPPRKDLPDSQQHQTSKKGKLTEQLKYCNGILKELLSKKHAAYAWPFYKPVDASSLGLHDYHEIIKYPMDLSTIKKKMENREFRDAQEFASDVRLMFSNCYKYNPPDHDVVAMARKLQDVFEFRYAKMPDEPIAVTPPTTSTQLPASDSKSSSDSSSESSSDSSDDSESSDDSEEERANRLAELQEQLRAVHEQLAALSQGPISKPKKKREKKEKKKKKKSEKKKVKDDDEWRCGKSRTSGNKKSKKSASGTTSLSGMTTIVSKSSKKSSKSLPPPPPVMYDSEEEEESKPMTYDEKRQLSLDINKLPGEKLGRVVHIIQSREPSLRDSNPEEIEIDFETLKPSTLRELERYVMSCLRKKPRKPYTLKKPVGKTKEEIALEKKRELEKRLQDVSGQLNSTKKPPKKVHEKLESAAQPVSVSRLSASSSSSDSDSSSSSTSSSSDTSDSDSG, translated from the exons ATGGAGGCGGCCCTCAATCCAGCGTTTAAAAG GCCTCCCCTCGATATAAATCATGCTATAATGGGTCAGTCAGCGGAGGGAACACCAGGGAAGCGTATCCGCAAGCCGTCCCTTCTGTATGAGGATTTCGAGGGGCCTAACATGACGTCTGGAGTCTTTGGTCACAGTCTGCAAGCCAATCCACCTGCACCCGAAGTCAGCAATGCAAAGAAGCCCGGCCGCTCCACCAACCAGCTGCAGTATCTGCACAGGGCCGTCATGAAGTCCCTGTGGAAGCACCAGTTTTCGTGGCCTTTCCGCCAACCTGTGGATGCGATGAAGCTCGGATTACCG GACTATCACAAAATCATCAAGCAGCCGATGGACATGGGCTCCATCAAGAGGCGGCTGGAGAACAACTACTACTGGAGCGCACTGGAGTGTATGCAGGACTTCAACACCATGTTCACCAACTGCTACATCTACAACAAG TGGATCTTGCAGCCCACAGATGATATTGTACTAATGGCCCAAAGCCTGGAGAAGATGTTCCTGCAGAAAGTGGCTCAGATGCCCCAAGAGGAGCAGGAGATCCCCAATACCACTACTAAGAGCAAGCACGTGAAGTCGCCTAACTCCAAGCTACCAG TTGTTACAGGTGGAATCACGAGCGCACAACAAGTGCCAGCAGTCTCGTCAATGTCTCAGACTATGTTGTACCCAAGTTCTCCTGAAGTGCCCACCACGATCATTAACTTGCCACATCCCGCTGTCCTGTCTAATCCTCTGCTGAAGTCCATGTCCTCTGCTCAGACGCTGCTGCCGGTCGTCGCTGCATCCCCACAACAGACTAAG AAAGGAGTGAAGAGAAAAGCCGACACTACAACCCccaccaccaccgccatcatcattgcCACCAGCGGAGATTCCTCCCCTCTTACTCCATCCGAGAACAAACCCGCCAAGATCCCTGTCCGAAGGGAGAGCGGCCGGCCCATCAAGCCGCCCCGAAAGGACCTGCCGGACTCACAGCAGCACCAGACGTCTAAGAAAGGCAAACTGACCGAGCAGCTGAAGTACTGCAACGGCATCCTGAAAGAGCTGCTCTCCAAGAAGCACGCCGCCTACGCCTGGCCCTTCTACAAGCCCGTGGACGCCTCCTCGCTGGGGCTGCACGATTATCACGAGATCATCAAATATCCCATGGATCTGAGCACCATTAAG aaaaaaatggaaaacagaGAATTTCGCGACGCTCAGGAGTTTGCTTCGGATGTCAGGCTCATGTTCTCAAACTGCTACAAGTACAATCCCCCGGATCACGATGTGGTGGCCATGGCCCGGAAGTTACAG GACGTGTTTGAATTCCGTTACGCTAAAATGCCGGACGAACCGATCGCCGTCACTCCCCCGACCACGTCCACACAGCTGCCCGCCTCCGACTCCAAGTCTTCATCCGATTCTTCCAGCGAGAGCAGCAGCGACAGCTCCGATGACAGCGAGAGCTCCGATGACTCTGAGGAAGAGCGGGCGAACCGGCTGGCGGAGCTGCAGGAGCAG CTCCGCGCCGTACACGAGCAGCTGGCCGCGCTCTCACAGGGTCCAATCTCTAAGCCGAAGAAGAAGcgagaaaagaaggaaaaaaagaaaaagaagaaatccGAGAAGAAGAAAGTGAAAGATGATGATGAATGGAGATGTGGCAAGTCGCGCACATCCGGGAATAAAAAGTCCAAGAAATCTGCGTCTGGGACCACGAGCTTAAGCGGCATGACCACCATAGTCTCTAA GAGTTCTAAGAAGTCCTCAAAATCGCTGCCTCCCCCTCCCCCGGTCATGTACGACtctgaggaagaggaggaaagtAAACCCATGACTTACGACGAGAAGCGGCAGCTCAGTTTGGATATCAATAAACTACCTGGGGAGAAGCTGGGTCGTGTAGTGCACATTATCCAGTCCCGGGAGCCCTCGCTGCGAGACTCCAACCCCGAGGAAATTGAAATAGACTTTGAGACATTAAAACCTTCGACGCTCCGGGAGCTCGAGAGATACGTGATGTCGTGTCTGAGAAAAAAGCCAAGAAAGCCGTACA cacTGAAAAAGCCGGTGGGGAAAACAAAAGAAGAGATCGCTCTGGAGAAGAAGAGGGAGCTGGAGAAAAGACTGCAGGACGTCAGCGGGCAGCTAAACTCCACCAAAAAGCCACCCAAGAAAG TCCATGAGAAGTTGGAGTCGGCAGCGCAGCCGGTGTCTGTCTCCCGCCTCAGTGCTTCCAGCTCCAGCTCGGACTCTGACAGTAGCAGCAGCTCCACCTCCAGCTCCTCCGATACCAGTGACTCTGACTCCGGGTGA
- the BRD2 gene encoding bromodomain-containing protein 2 isoform X7 yields the protein MEAALNPAFKRPPLDINHAIMGQSAEGTPGKRIRKPSLLYEDFEGPNMTSGVFGHSLQANPPAPEVSNAKKPGRSTNQLQYLHRAVMKSLWKHQFSWPFRQPVDAMKLGLPDYHKIIKQPMDMGSIKRRLENNYYWSALECMQDFNTMFTNCYIYNKPTDDIVLMAQSLEKMFLQKVAQMPQEEQEIPNTTTKSKHVKSPNSKLPVVTGGITSAQQVPAVSSMSQTMLYPSSPEVPTTIINLPHPAVLSNPLLKSMSSAQTLLPVVAASPQQTKKGVKRKADTTTPTTTAIIIATSGDSSPLTPSENKPAKIPVRRESGRPIKPPRKDLPDSQQHQTSKKGKLTEQLKYCNGILKELLSKKHAAYAWPFYKPVDASSLGLHDYHEIIKYPMDLSTIKKKMENREFRDAQEFASDVRLMFSNCYKYNPPDHDVVAMARKLQDVFEFRYAKMPDEPIAVTPPTTSTQLPASDSKSSSDSSSESSSDSSDDSESSDDSEEERANRLAELQEQLRAVHEQLAALSQGPISKPKKKREKKEKKKKKKSEKKKVKDDDEWRCGKSRTSGNKKSKKSASGTTSLSGMTTIVSKSSKKSSKSLPPPPPVMYDSEEEEESKPMTYDEKRQLSLDINKLPGEKLGRVVHIIQSREPSLRDSNPEEIEIDFETLKPSTLRELERYVMSCLRKKPRKPYTLKKPVGKTKEEIALEKKRELEKRLQDVSGQLNSTKKPPKKVHEKLESAAQPVSVSRLSASSSSSDSDSSSSSTSSSSDTSDSDSG from the exons ATGGAGGCGGCCCTCAATCCAGCGTTTAAAAG GCCTCCCCTCGATATAAATCATGCTATAATGGGTCAGTCAGCGGAGGGAACACCAGGGAAGCGTATCCGCAAGCCGTCCCTTCTGTATGAGGATTTCGAGGGGCCTAACATGACGTCTGGAGTCTTTGGTCACAGTCTGCAAGCCAATCCACCTGCACCCGAAGTCAGCAATGCAAAGAAGCCCGGCCGCTCCACCAACCAGCTGCAGTATCTGCACAGGGCCGTCATGAAGTCCCTGTGGAAGCACCAGTTTTCGTGGCCTTTCCGCCAACCTGTGGATGCGATGAAGCTCGGATTACCG GACTATCACAAAATCATCAAGCAGCCGATGGACATGGGCTCCATCAAGAGGCGGCTGGAGAACAACTACTACTGGAGCGCACTGGAGTGTATGCAGGACTTCAACACCATGTTCACCAACTGCTACATCTACAACAAG CCCACAGATGATATTGTACTAATGGCCCAAAGCCTGGAGAAGATGTTCCTGCAGAAAGTGGCTCAGATGCCCCAAGAGGAGCAGGAGATCCCCAATACCACTACTAAGAGCAAGCACGTGAAGTCGCCTAACTCCAAGCTACCAG TTGTTACAGGTGGAATCACGAGCGCACAACAAGTGCCAGCAGTCTCGTCAATGTCTCAGACTATGTTGTACCCAAGTTCTCCTGAAGTGCCCACCACGATCATTAACTTGCCACATCCCGCTGTCCTGTCTAATCCTCTGCTGAAGTCCATGTCCTCTGCTCAGACGCTGCTGCCGGTCGTCGCTGCATCCCCACAACAGACTAAG AAAGGAGTGAAGAGAAAAGCCGACACTACAACCCccaccaccaccgccatcatcattgcCACCAGCGGAGATTCCTCCCCTCTTACTCCATCCGAGAACAAACCCGCCAAGATCCCTGTCCGAAGGGAGAGCGGCCGGCCCATCAAGCCGCCCCGAAAGGACCTGCCGGACTCACAGCAGCACCAGACGTCTAAGAAAGGCAAACTGACCGAGCAGCTGAAGTACTGCAACGGCATCCTGAAAGAGCTGCTCTCCAAGAAGCACGCCGCCTACGCCTGGCCCTTCTACAAGCCCGTGGACGCCTCCTCGCTGGGGCTGCACGATTATCACGAGATCATCAAATATCCCATGGATCTGAGCACCATTAAG aaaaaaatggaaaacagaGAATTTCGCGACGCTCAGGAGTTTGCTTCGGATGTCAGGCTCATGTTCTCAAACTGCTACAAGTACAATCCCCCGGATCACGATGTGGTGGCCATGGCCCGGAAGTTACAG GACGTGTTTGAATTCCGTTACGCTAAAATGCCGGACGAACCGATCGCCGTCACTCCCCCGACCACGTCCACACAGCTGCCCGCCTCCGACTCCAAGTCTTCATCCGATTCTTCCAGCGAGAGCAGCAGCGACAGCTCCGATGACAGCGAGAGCTCCGATGACTCTGAGGAAGAGCGGGCGAACCGGCTGGCGGAGCTGCAGGAGCAG CTCCGCGCCGTACACGAGCAGCTGGCCGCGCTCTCACAGGGTCCAATCTCTAAGCCGAAGAAGAAGcgagaaaagaaggaaaaaaagaaaaagaagaaatccGAGAAGAAGAAAGTGAAAGATGATGATGAATGGAGATGTGGCAAGTCGCGCACATCCGGGAATAAAAAGTCCAAGAAATCTGCGTCTGGGACCACGAGCTTAAGCGGCATGACCACCATAGTCTCTAA GAGTTCTAAGAAGTCCTCAAAATCGCTGCCTCCCCCTCCCCCGGTCATGTACGACtctgaggaagaggaggaaagtAAACCCATGACTTACGACGAGAAGCGGCAGCTCAGTTTGGATATCAATAAACTACCTGGGGAGAAGCTGGGTCGTGTAGTGCACATTATCCAGTCCCGGGAGCCCTCGCTGCGAGACTCCAACCCCGAGGAAATTGAAATAGACTTTGAGACATTAAAACCTTCGACGCTCCGGGAGCTCGAGAGATACGTGATGTCGTGTCTGAGAAAAAAGCCAAGAAAGCCGTACA cacTGAAAAAGCCGGTGGGGAAAACAAAAGAAGAGATCGCTCTGGAGAAGAAGAGGGAGCTGGAGAAAAGACTGCAGGACGTCAGCGGGCAGCTAAACTCCACCAAAAAGCCACCCAAGAAAG TCCATGAGAAGTTGGAGTCGGCAGCGCAGCCGGTGTCTGTCTCCCGCCTCAGTGCTTCCAGCTCCAGCTCGGACTCTGACAGTAGCAGCAGCTCCACCTCCAGCTCCTCCGATACCAGTGACTCTGACTCCGGGTGA
- the BRD2 gene encoding bromodomain-containing protein 2 isoform X2 gives MEAALNPAFKRPPLDINHAIMGQSAEGTPGKRIRKPSLLYEDFEGPNMTSGVFGHSLQANPPAPEVSNAKKPGRSTNQLQYLHRAVMKSLWKHQFSWPFRQPVDAMKLGLPDYHKIIKQPMDMGSIKRRLENNYYWSALECMQDFNTMFTNCYIYNKWILQPTDDIVLMAQSLEKMFLQKVAQMPQEEQEIPNTTTKSKHVKSPNSKLPGGITSAQQVPAVSSMSQTMLYPSSPEVPTTIINLPHPAVLSNPLLKSMSSAQTLLPVVAASPQQTKKGVKRKADTTTPTTTAIIIATSGDSSPLTPSENKPAKIPVRRESGRPIKPPRKDLPDSQQHQTSKKGKLTEQLKYCNGILKELLSKKHAAYAWPFYKPVDASSLGLHDYHEIIKYPMDLSTIKKKMENREFRDAQEFASDVRLMFSNCYKYNPPDHDVVAMARKLQDVFEFRYAKMPDEPIAVTPPTTSTQLPASDSKSSSDSSSESSSDSSDDSESSDDSEEERANRLAELQEQLRAVHEQLAALSQGPISKPKKKREKKEKKKKKKSEKKKVKDDDEWRCGKSRTSGNKKSKKSASGTTSLSGMTTIVSKSSKKSSKSLPPPPPVMYDSEEEEESKPMTYDEKRQLSLDINKLPGEKLGRVVHIIQSREPSLRDSNPEEIEIDFETLKPSTLRELERYVMSCLRKKPRKPYTPPNSVLSAALKKPVGKTKEEIALEKKRELEKRLQDVSGQLNSTKKPPKKVHEKLESAAQPVSVSRLSASSSSSDSDSSSSSTSSSSDTSDSDSG, from the exons ATGGAGGCGGCCCTCAATCCAGCGTTTAAAAG GCCTCCCCTCGATATAAATCATGCTATAATGGGTCAGTCAGCGGAGGGAACACCAGGGAAGCGTATCCGCAAGCCGTCCCTTCTGTATGAGGATTTCGAGGGGCCTAACATGACGTCTGGAGTCTTTGGTCACAGTCTGCAAGCCAATCCACCTGCACCCGAAGTCAGCAATGCAAAGAAGCCCGGCCGCTCCACCAACCAGCTGCAGTATCTGCACAGGGCCGTCATGAAGTCCCTGTGGAAGCACCAGTTTTCGTGGCCTTTCCGCCAACCTGTGGATGCGATGAAGCTCGGATTACCG GACTATCACAAAATCATCAAGCAGCCGATGGACATGGGCTCCATCAAGAGGCGGCTGGAGAACAACTACTACTGGAGCGCACTGGAGTGTATGCAGGACTTCAACACCATGTTCACCAACTGCTACATCTACAACAAG TGGATCTTGCAGCCCACAGATGATATTGTACTAATGGCCCAAAGCCTGGAGAAGATGTTCCTGCAGAAAGTGGCTCAGATGCCCCAAGAGGAGCAGGAGATCCCCAATACCACTACTAAGAGCAAGCACGTGAAGTCGCCTAACTCCAAGCTACCAG GTGGAATCACGAGCGCACAACAAGTGCCAGCAGTCTCGTCAATGTCTCAGACTATGTTGTACCCAAGTTCTCCTGAAGTGCCCACCACGATCATTAACTTGCCACATCCCGCTGTCCTGTCTAATCCTCTGCTGAAGTCCATGTCCTCTGCTCAGACGCTGCTGCCGGTCGTCGCTGCATCCCCACAACAGACTAAG AAAGGAGTGAAGAGAAAAGCCGACACTACAACCCccaccaccaccgccatcatcattgcCACCAGCGGAGATTCCTCCCCTCTTACTCCATCCGAGAACAAACCCGCCAAGATCCCTGTCCGAAGGGAGAGCGGCCGGCCCATCAAGCCGCCCCGAAAGGACCTGCCGGACTCACAGCAGCACCAGACGTCTAAGAAAGGCAAACTGACCGAGCAGCTGAAGTACTGCAACGGCATCCTGAAAGAGCTGCTCTCCAAGAAGCACGCCGCCTACGCCTGGCCCTTCTACAAGCCCGTGGACGCCTCCTCGCTGGGGCTGCACGATTATCACGAGATCATCAAATATCCCATGGATCTGAGCACCATTAAG aaaaaaatggaaaacagaGAATTTCGCGACGCTCAGGAGTTTGCTTCGGATGTCAGGCTCATGTTCTCAAACTGCTACAAGTACAATCCCCCGGATCACGATGTGGTGGCCATGGCCCGGAAGTTACAG GACGTGTTTGAATTCCGTTACGCTAAAATGCCGGACGAACCGATCGCCGTCACTCCCCCGACCACGTCCACACAGCTGCCCGCCTCCGACTCCAAGTCTTCATCCGATTCTTCCAGCGAGAGCAGCAGCGACAGCTCCGATGACAGCGAGAGCTCCGATGACTCTGAGGAAGAGCGGGCGAACCGGCTGGCGGAGCTGCAGGAGCAG CTCCGCGCCGTACACGAGCAGCTGGCCGCGCTCTCACAGGGTCCAATCTCTAAGCCGAAGAAGAAGcgagaaaagaaggaaaaaaagaaaaagaagaaatccGAGAAGAAGAAAGTGAAAGATGATGATGAATGGAGATGTGGCAAGTCGCGCACATCCGGGAATAAAAAGTCCAAGAAATCTGCGTCTGGGACCACGAGCTTAAGCGGCATGACCACCATAGTCTCTAA GAGTTCTAAGAAGTCCTCAAAATCGCTGCCTCCCCCTCCCCCGGTCATGTACGACtctgaggaagaggaggaaagtAAACCCATGACTTACGACGAGAAGCGGCAGCTCAGTTTGGATATCAATAAACTACCTGGGGAGAAGCTGGGTCGTGTAGTGCACATTATCCAGTCCCGGGAGCCCTCGCTGCGAGACTCCAACCCCGAGGAAATTGAAATAGACTTTGAGACATTAAAACCTTCGACGCTCCGGGAGCTCGAGAGATACGTGATGTCGTGTCTGAGAAAAAAGCCAAGAAAGCCGTACA CTCCCCCTaactctgtgctctctgcagcacTGAAAAAGCCGGTGGGGAAAACAAAAGAAGAGATCGCTCTGGAGAAGAAGAGGGAGCTGGAGAAAAGACTGCAGGACGTCAGCGGGCAGCTAAACTCCACCAAAAAGCCACCCAAGAAAG TCCATGAGAAGTTGGAGTCGGCAGCGCAGCCGGTGTCTGTCTCCCGCCTCAGTGCTTCCAGCTCCAGCTCGGACTCTGACAGTAGCAGCAGCTCCACCTCCAGCTCCTCCGATACCAGTGACTCTGACTCCGGGTGA
- the BRD2 gene encoding bromodomain-containing protein 2 isoform X1 codes for MEAALNPAFKRPPLDINHAIMGQSAEGTPGKRIRKPSLLYEDFEGPNMTSGVFGHSLQANPPAPEVSNAKKPGRSTNQLQYLHRAVMKSLWKHQFSWPFRQPVDAMKLGLPDYHKIIKQPMDMGSIKRRLENNYYWSALECMQDFNTMFTNCYIYNKWILQPTDDIVLMAQSLEKMFLQKVAQMPQEEQEIPNTTTKSKHVKSPNSKLPVVTGGITSAQQVPAVSSMSQTMLYPSSPEVPTTIINLPHPAVLSNPLLKSMSSAQTLLPVVAASPQQTKKGVKRKADTTTPTTTAIIIATSGDSSPLTPSENKPAKIPVRRESGRPIKPPRKDLPDSQQHQTSKKGKLTEQLKYCNGILKELLSKKHAAYAWPFYKPVDASSLGLHDYHEIIKYPMDLSTIKKKMENREFRDAQEFASDVRLMFSNCYKYNPPDHDVVAMARKLQDVFEFRYAKMPDEPIAVTPPTTSTQLPASDSKSSSDSSSESSSDSSDDSESSDDSEEERANRLAELQEQLRAVHEQLAALSQGPISKPKKKREKKEKKKKKKSEKKKVKDDDEWRCGKSRTSGNKKSKKSASGTTSLSGMTTIVSKSSKKSSKSLPPPPPVMYDSEEEEESKPMTYDEKRQLSLDINKLPGEKLGRVVHIIQSREPSLRDSNPEEIEIDFETLKPSTLRELERYVMSCLRKKPRKPYTPPNSVLSAALKKPVGKTKEEIALEKKRELEKRLQDVSGQLNSTKKPPKKVHEKLESAAQPVSVSRLSASSSSSDSDSSSSSTSSSSDTSDSDSG; via the exons ATGGAGGCGGCCCTCAATCCAGCGTTTAAAAG GCCTCCCCTCGATATAAATCATGCTATAATGGGTCAGTCAGCGGAGGGAACACCAGGGAAGCGTATCCGCAAGCCGTCCCTTCTGTATGAGGATTTCGAGGGGCCTAACATGACGTCTGGAGTCTTTGGTCACAGTCTGCAAGCCAATCCACCTGCACCCGAAGTCAGCAATGCAAAGAAGCCCGGCCGCTCCACCAACCAGCTGCAGTATCTGCACAGGGCCGTCATGAAGTCCCTGTGGAAGCACCAGTTTTCGTGGCCTTTCCGCCAACCTGTGGATGCGATGAAGCTCGGATTACCG GACTATCACAAAATCATCAAGCAGCCGATGGACATGGGCTCCATCAAGAGGCGGCTGGAGAACAACTACTACTGGAGCGCACTGGAGTGTATGCAGGACTTCAACACCATGTTCACCAACTGCTACATCTACAACAAG TGGATCTTGCAGCCCACAGATGATATTGTACTAATGGCCCAAAGCCTGGAGAAGATGTTCCTGCAGAAAGTGGCTCAGATGCCCCAAGAGGAGCAGGAGATCCCCAATACCACTACTAAGAGCAAGCACGTGAAGTCGCCTAACTCCAAGCTACCAG TTGTTACAGGTGGAATCACGAGCGCACAACAAGTGCCAGCAGTCTCGTCAATGTCTCAGACTATGTTGTACCCAAGTTCTCCTGAAGTGCCCACCACGATCATTAACTTGCCACATCCCGCTGTCCTGTCTAATCCTCTGCTGAAGTCCATGTCCTCTGCTCAGACGCTGCTGCCGGTCGTCGCTGCATCCCCACAACAGACTAAG AAAGGAGTGAAGAGAAAAGCCGACACTACAACCCccaccaccaccgccatcatcattgcCACCAGCGGAGATTCCTCCCCTCTTACTCCATCCGAGAACAAACCCGCCAAGATCCCTGTCCGAAGGGAGAGCGGCCGGCCCATCAAGCCGCCCCGAAAGGACCTGCCGGACTCACAGCAGCACCAGACGTCTAAGAAAGGCAAACTGACCGAGCAGCTGAAGTACTGCAACGGCATCCTGAAAGAGCTGCTCTCCAAGAAGCACGCCGCCTACGCCTGGCCCTTCTACAAGCCCGTGGACGCCTCCTCGCTGGGGCTGCACGATTATCACGAGATCATCAAATATCCCATGGATCTGAGCACCATTAAG aaaaaaatggaaaacagaGAATTTCGCGACGCTCAGGAGTTTGCTTCGGATGTCAGGCTCATGTTCTCAAACTGCTACAAGTACAATCCCCCGGATCACGATGTGGTGGCCATGGCCCGGAAGTTACAG GACGTGTTTGAATTCCGTTACGCTAAAATGCCGGACGAACCGATCGCCGTCACTCCCCCGACCACGTCCACACAGCTGCCCGCCTCCGACTCCAAGTCTTCATCCGATTCTTCCAGCGAGAGCAGCAGCGACAGCTCCGATGACAGCGAGAGCTCCGATGACTCTGAGGAAGAGCGGGCGAACCGGCTGGCGGAGCTGCAGGAGCAG CTCCGCGCCGTACACGAGCAGCTGGCCGCGCTCTCACAGGGTCCAATCTCTAAGCCGAAGAAGAAGcgagaaaagaaggaaaaaaagaaaaagaagaaatccGAGAAGAAGAAAGTGAAAGATGATGATGAATGGAGATGTGGCAAGTCGCGCACATCCGGGAATAAAAAGTCCAAGAAATCTGCGTCTGGGACCACGAGCTTAAGCGGCATGACCACCATAGTCTCTAA GAGTTCTAAGAAGTCCTCAAAATCGCTGCCTCCCCCTCCCCCGGTCATGTACGACtctgaggaagaggaggaaagtAAACCCATGACTTACGACGAGAAGCGGCAGCTCAGTTTGGATATCAATAAACTACCTGGGGAGAAGCTGGGTCGTGTAGTGCACATTATCCAGTCCCGGGAGCCCTCGCTGCGAGACTCCAACCCCGAGGAAATTGAAATAGACTTTGAGACATTAAAACCTTCGACGCTCCGGGAGCTCGAGAGATACGTGATGTCGTGTCTGAGAAAAAAGCCAAGAAAGCCGTACA CTCCCCCTaactctgtgctctctgcagcacTGAAAAAGCCGGTGGGGAAAACAAAAGAAGAGATCGCTCTGGAGAAGAAGAGGGAGCTGGAGAAAAGACTGCAGGACGTCAGCGGGCAGCTAAACTCCACCAAAAAGCCACCCAAGAAAG TCCATGAGAAGTTGGAGTCGGCAGCGCAGCCGGTGTCTGTCTCCCGCCTCAGTGCTTCCAGCTCCAGCTCGGACTCTGACAGTAGCAGCAGCTCCACCTCCAGCTCCTCCGATACCAGTGACTCTGACTCCGGGTGA